CGTAGAGGATGTCAAACTCCTTGGTGTCGGGGGTTATCTCTCTGATCGGAGGCACGGCCAGATAACGTTCTTCCATATCCCAACCCGAGGAGGCGCTGACGATCTTGGAACAGTTGGCGAAGGAATAGGCGTACCTCTGATAGACCCTTTCTACCTTTCCCTCCTCGACCAGTTTTTTCACAAGGGTAATGGGGTAATTAGGGTCGAGCGAAGCGTTGAATGACTTCATCAGAACAGCCACGAGGCTTTCAGGGCCGCTCACTTCCTTGGCCCATTCTTTAACGTACGCTGGATTCACGAAGGGGCATACCGTGTACGAGACGTGATTCGGTGGCTGGACGTTTTCACGGGGATTCCGGAGGTCTGAGAAGGATACGATGAGCCCGGCTGCGATGACAATGATCATTCCAACAACCAGCAACTTCCCGAAGCTCATGGCGATCACATAATTTCGTCTTGCACACGGTAAATAACTTTTTCGCCTGCTTGGTAACCCGGACCCAAACCTTAAAAGCCTCCCCGCGTAGTCTCCCCGGTGGTGTGAAATGGCCGAGATGAACGAGCAGCTTGAAAGGCTCGCTTACGAGTACCAGCTCCTTCAGGCGCAGGCGCAGCTCCTGGCCCAGAACCTCGAACTGCTCACCCTTGGAAGGAACGAGTTCCAAGCTGTGAAGGAGACGCTGGAGGAACTCAAGAAGGTCGAGGAGGAGAAGCCGGAGATACTGGTGCCGATTGGAGCCGGCTCCTTCCTGAAGGCGCACATAGACGACAAGGAGAACGCGATAGTCAGCATCGGCGCCGGCTACGCCATAGAGAAGAACCTCGACGACGCAATAACTTATCTGGACGCGCGCATAAAGGAGTACGATGAGGCGATAGCCAAGACCCAGGAGGCGCTCAGAAAGCTGGAGGGGCAGCTGGGAGAGCTCGCCCAGAAGGCGCAGGAGCTCCAGCAGAGGCAGGCCATGGGTTTCAGCGTGAAGAAGTGACGGCGATTCTTTCTTCCTCCTTTTCGGGGCGGAAAGCGAAGCCGAGGGGATAAGATTTTAAACTTTTCTCGCGAATCAATTGTTTAATATGAGGCGGCTGAGAATAACCCTCCTCTCACTTGCGCTCTTGCTGCTGGTGTTGACCGTTGGGTTAGCCGTTCCCAGCATCAATGTCAACGTCCAGGAACTCGGTGCTGGAAGCCAGAGGGTTGTGAGTCCCACCGGGGAGGGAGGGTTTTACGTTACAACGTATTTATTTGGCCTCCTGGTGTACGATGTCCATGTGATATTCCCCACCAAACTTGAAGCGGGTACAGTAGTCAACGTTTCCCTCTACAGTTCGAATGGCCGTCTTTTGGGCTCCAGGGGTGTCAGGCTCACGGACGACCAGCCCGCCAACACGCCGCTCGTCTTTGATTTTTCCTCGGATCTCATATGGAGCAGTAGTGTCGATCTTAGTAAGACCACCGTAAACATTGTCGATGGCTATTACAGCGAGGCCGGTACTGGGAGCATTGAGGTGATAACGCAGAAGATTGGGGTAGGTAAACCGGAGGATTATCCTGAATACGTGAATCCCATCAATATCACGTATTCCGGCTCGACGACGCTCACCGACTGGCCCGTGAAGGTCGTTCTCTCTGGCAGTGATGTTGCATGGAGCGTTCTGGATAGCAATCCCGAGAGCCTCTACTTCATGGACCCGGATGGAAACCCGCTCCACTACTGGGTAGAGATCCTCGACACCACCAACGACTACGCAGTCGTGTGGGTGAACGTCCCCAGGATTTCTCCCGGAGGCACCGTGGTCTGGATGTACTACGGTAACGGCGACTACTCCTCATACAACGACGGAAGCAGGGTTTTCCCGTTCTTTGACGACTTTGAGGGCTACGGCAGCATAACGGACGGTGGGTGGGAGTGGTACAATCCCAACAATCCGGGTGTGCGGATGGGTTCCGATAATTTTGAATACGGCGGCTCCCAGTCTGCGGAGAAGTACCAGTACTTTGACAGGCAGGATGGGGTTCTGAAGGCTCTGGGCTTCACGGTGGACAGGGCCTCCCAGAGTGTTGTCCTTGAATACTGGGACAAGAGAGTGAACGTCACGAGGGGGTCGCTGGATAGGGTTGGGCTGGTGGACGCATCGGGCAACGGATTTGGGGCCGTTCTCGATGTTCCGGGCGATGATATCCGCATCGACACCAGGACCAGCTATCTTGGGACAACCCACGCTAGGGTGAACAACCTGGGCCTTAGCACAGGCACGTGGTATCTGGTGCACCTTGAAATCCTGAGCAATGGAACCGTTAGGCTGCTCGTCTACGATGAGTCGGGATACCTTACGGACAGCCCCCTGGGGAGCACTGAATACGATGATGATGCAAACTTTCTGTTCAATCGCGTGTACATCAAGGGAGGGAGCACCTACCGTGTGGATGCCCTCAGGGTAAGGCCGTACACCCCGAATGAACCCCAGGCTCAGGTGGATGAGTGGTACTATCATCTCGTGTTTCATCCGCGGCCGTGATCTCTAGGCGGGACTGATTCTCGTTACCACGTTTCTGTGATCCCGCGGGAGTAAGGTTTTAATCCCTACTCGTCCTAGTATGCAGTAATGAAATCCAGAATGCGAATGCTGGCGGTCTCGGTTATCGGCGTCATGCTCTTCGCGGCCATAGGGTTAGCGGTGCCTAGTATCAACGTCAACGTTCAGGGAGTCGGTGGCGGACTGGGTGGCATCTTCAGTCCAGTCGCCAGCGGTTCCGTGTGCATACCCTACGCCATATACGTGCTCACGTTTCCTTTTCCGCAGATTGTACCCCTCAACGTGACCTGGGTTTATCCTGGAAACTTCACCGATGACCTTTACGCCGGTACTAATCTCTCCGTTTCTGTTTACTACTCCTCCTCGCAGATTTCCTCAGGGGGGATAACGCTCAACAGCACCCTTCCGGCGGGAGGATGGACGTCCGTTGAGATATCACCTTCGATAACTGCCTCGCAGGTCCTTGGGGGCGAGTTCCATGTGGTTGTTCAGGCTCCAGAATACGTGCAGTCCTCATCGGGTCTTATTTCCGTTTTGACCCAGGAGCTGGGCGTAGGACTCCCGAACGGTAACTACAACGATTATGCTTTCTTGGTCAGCACGTCCCCTCTGGCGTTCCTGCTGGTTAGGTGTTACGACGTGACGTTTACACCCCCTGTATTCTCCGGAAACGGTGTGGCGATCGTTGCTCCGCTCATCGCGGAGAACGTTCTCTGGGCAGAGAGTTCCATCCCCGTTGGGCATCGGGGGGTTAGAGTTATCCGGCCAGAAAGATGTCACCGTTTGAGGGGCCTGTACGTTCTCTTGATGAATTCACCGTACGTTAAGGAGATCCTCCCGAAGATACTGGAAGAATTGGGAAATGAAAGCGTTAGCTCTCTGTTTGGGACGAATACCACTCCACCGTTTTCTTCAGCCCTTCCTCCAGGCTCCACTCCGGCTCGAAGCCAAGCCCCTTGATCTCGCTTATATCCGCGAGGCTGTGCCTTATGTCTCCCGGTCTGGGCTTGTCGAAGAGTACCGAACTGTTGGCGCCGGTTATCTCGATTACCTTCATCGCCAGCTCCAGGATGGTCGTCTGCCTTCCGGTTGCGACGTTGAAAACCTTTCCGTTGCTCCTACGGCTCTCTGCGGCCAGTATGTTCGCCTTAACGACATCCTTCACGTAGATGAAGTCCCTCGTCTGCTTGCCGTCCCCGTAGATGACGAGCGGCTCGTTCTTCAGGGCGCGGTTGATGAATATGCTTATGACCCCCGCGTACTGATTGGCGCTCTGCCTCGGGCCAAAGACGTTGAAGTAGCGCAGCGCGACGGTTGGAACCCCGTAGAGCTCGTTGAAGACCCGCAGATACTCTTCGGCGGTTGCTTTGGTCACACCGTACGGTGAGAGCGGTCTCGGCCTCTCAGTCTCCCTCAGGGGCAGGTTTGGGTTGTCTCCGTAGACCGCCGCGGAGGATGCAAAAATCAGCTTTCCCTGGCCTTCCAGAAGGGCTTTCAGAATGTTGAGCGTGCCGATGACGTTGACTTCCTCGGTGAAAATCGGGTCCCTGACGCTCTCGACGACGCTGACTTGAGCAGCTTCGTGGAAAACGTAATCCGCGTGACTTATCAGCTCGGCTATTGATTCGTAGTCCCTTATATCCGCCCTCACGAGCTTCGCTCCCGGTGGAACGTTCTCCTCCTTTCCGGTGTAGAAGTTGTCTATTATCACAACATCGTTGTCCTTGACAAGCTCCCAGGCGATGTGGGAGCCTATGAATCCCGCTCCCCCGGTGACGACTATCAGCTTGTTCCTCATCGCTACCCCCACAGGTAGTGTTTGCCACGGGTTTTAACCTTTTGCCGGCCCGCGGCCCAATCTTTTAACAAATTCATGTTGAATTCGAAACCGTTATAAGTCCCCTATTGACTTAAACCTGGGTAAGGAGCCATGCCGAGCTATATCGTTGTTGGTGGTCAGTGGGGAGACGAGGGCAAGGGCTCTGTTATCGCCTACCTTGCCCTGAAGGACGAGCCTGAAATCATAGCTCGCGGTGGAGTTGGAACGAACGCGGGCCACAGCGTTTTTATCAACGGTAAGAAGTACGCGGTCAGGCAGCTTCCGACGGCGTTCATCCAGAGAAAGGCCAGGCTTCTCGTGGGTGCAGGCGTTCTCGTTGACCCGGAGGTATTCTTCCACGAGCTTGAGCACCTCAAGGACTTCAACGTCGCCGAGAGGGTTGGCATCGACTACCGCTGTTCCATAATTGAGGAGGAGCACAAGAAGCTCGACAGGAGCAACAGCCACCTTCACGACAAGATAGGAACCACCGGAAGCGGCTGTGGGCCGGCAAACGCCGACAGGGTTATGAGACGGGCGAGGCTGGCGAGGGATATTCCCGAGCTTGAGCCCTACCTGACGGATGTGGCCGCAGAAGTGAACGACGCCTTGGACGAAGGGAAGCTCGTACTCGTCGAGGGGACGCAGGGCTTCGGCCTGAGCCTCTATTATGGAACCTACCCCTACGTGACCTCGAAGGACACGACCGCTTCGGCCATAGCGAGCGACGTTGGAATAGGCCCGACGAGGGTTGATGACGTCATAGTCGTCTTCAAGAGCTTCCCGACGAGGGTCGGGGCCGGACCGTTCCCGACGGAGATGAGCCAGGAGGAGGCTGAGAAGCTCGGCCTCGTTGAGTACGGGACCGTCACGGGAAGGCGGAGGAGGGTCGGCTGGTTCGACTTCGAGTTCGCCCGCTACTCTGCAAAGCTCAACGGCGCGACGATGATAGCCCTTACGATGCTGGACAAGTACGACAAGGATGCCTTCGGCGTCACGGACTACGACAGGCTTCCGAGGAAGGCCAGGGAGTTCGTTGAGGAAATCGAGGAGCGCGTCGGCGTTCCCGTTGGGCTCATCAAGACAGGGCCCGAGCTGGAGCACATAATCGACAGAAGAGACGTGGTATAAGTTCTTCAAAACTCCCAGTTTTCTTCTTCCTTCAGGCTGACTTCGATGGGATACTCGAGTATTTCCCTAGCCATGGGTTTCGGCGACCGCAGCCTTATCAGAAACTGCCCGTGTCCCATGACCGCACCCGTGCGACCGAGGCTTCTGAGGATGTTGTCCACGTCGAGATTGCCGTAGGGACAGAACATGACGGTGCTCTCTTCCGGGAGTAGGGGATATTCAAACTCCTGCATCGAAGAATCGGCTATCCTGACGTTGACTTCGGGGCTTTCGGGGGCGCTCATGGTCACTTCAAATCTGCCCCTCCCTCCTGGTGGTGTGTAGAACCTGCCGATCAGCCTCCCGCCGCGTCCCTCAATCTCTACGTCAACGTGCCCCTCCGTAAGGGTGGCCGTGAGGAGCTTTTTACCGCTGACCACCCCCCTGCTGGTCATGAAGAGTATCACTGTCCTCTCGTAAGGTTTGCTGAGCACCCTTACCGCCGGAAAGCTGGCGAATCCTCTGCCGATGACGGCTGAGAGCTTGAATTCCTCCGGGGGAAATTCTATGGAGGAGGACTTCTCTCTTTTCAGAACCTGGAAATTCCTCGCCGAACGCCTTTTTTCCGGATGGCTGAGAAGGGTTACCCTTCCGTACTCGAACTCAAGCTCGAGGGGGAACGTTAGGCGGTTTTCTTCGGGGGTGCAGTTCCTCGCAAGCGTGGCGGCCTTCCTGGGTCCCTCTTTCATCTTTTTCAGGCAGAACAGCATGAGGCCTATCACGATCAGGGCAAAGGTTAGGTACATGGAGATTCCTATGAACGCCTCCCTGGAGGCGCCACCACCCACGAGGGTCAGAAGGATGAGGATAATGACTGAAACGAAGAGAACCACAAAGGCCGTGATCAGCTGAGTGAGGAATCTGGTCTCATATGCCTCCATCACCACAATCCTCATCGCCATCATCTTCATTCGCTTTGGTGGAATGTTCCACAAACCACCTCACTATCACCTCGTGGAGTTCATCCGCCCACTCCGGGTCCTCGAATATTTCGTGGTAGGCCCCTTCGAACTCTTTAATCGCCTTGTCCTCAACTGCCAGCTCTTCCAGGAGCCTTCTTGAGCCCTCTGGAGGGGTTATTATGTCCCCCGTACCGACGATGAGAAGCGTTGGAACCCTTATCCTTCCAGCCTCTTCGTGCGCCAGTTCCATGTTCTCGAAGATGCTCCTTCCGAGCTTTGCGGAAATCCTGTCGTGAACGAGTGGGTCTTCGACGTAGCGCTTCACTGCCTCGGGGTTCCTAGACAGCAGTTCAGGCTTCAGTCCGTTGGAGAGCGTTACGCTTGGGGCGATCCTTCCGAGGAACTTTGCCAGGGCCACCATGAAGTCCGGCGTTTCCGGGCTCTTGGCGAGAGCGGGTGAGGACGCTACCACTCCCCTTATTCTATCTGGCCGGGTTTCGGCGTAGCGGATTACTGTCAGACCGCCGAGGCTGTGGCCGAAGAGGAAGGGTTTTTCGCCGATTTCATCTATAATGCCGTCTATTATCTCCATCGCCTCTTCAACGCTCGTATGCCCCCTCTTGCCCGGGCTCTTTCCGTGGCCAGGCCAGTCGAAGGTATAGACGGCGAAGCCGGCATCGTTGAGCTCTCTTATTAATCTCTCGTACCTTCCGCTGTGTTCCCCTAGGCCGTGGACGAGAACCACCCAGCCGAGCCTCGGTTCACCGAAGCTGACTTTGTAGACATCCATAACATCCACCGCCCTAGAAAATGAATGGAAGGGGCATTTAACGTTTTCCCTG
The Thermococcus radiotolerans genome window above contains:
- the pfdA gene encoding prefoldin subunit alpha → MAEMNEQLERLAYEYQLLQAQAQLLAQNLELLTLGRNEFQAVKETLEELKKVEEEKPEILVPIGAGSFLKAHIDDKENAIVSIGAGYAIEKNLDDAITYLDARIKEYDEAIAKTQEALRKLEGQLGELAQKAQELQQRQAMGFSVKK
- a CDS encoding DUF2341 domain-containing protein; this translates as MITQKIGVGKPEDYPEYVNPINITYSGSTTLTDWPVKVVLSGSDVAWSVLDSNPESLYFMDPDGNPLHYWVEILDTTNDYAVVWVNVPRISPGGTVVWMYYGNGDYSSYNDGSRVFPFFDDFEGYGSITDGGWEWYNPNNPGVRMGSDNFEYGGSQSAEKYQYFDRQDGVLKALGFTVDRASQSVVLEYWDKRVNVTRGSLDRVGLVDASGNGFGAVLDVPGDDIRIDTRTSYLGTTHARVNNLGLSTGTWYLVHLEILSNGTVRLLVYDESGYLTDSPLGSTEYDDDANFLFNRVYIKGGSTYRVDALRVRPYTPNEPQAQVDEWYYHLVFHPRP
- a CDS encoding SDR family oxidoreductase — protein: MRNKLIVVTGGAGFIGSHIAWELVKDNDVVIIDNFYTGKEENVPPGAKLVRADIRDYESIAELISHADYVFHEAAQVSVVESVRDPIFTEEVNVIGTLNILKALLEGQGKLIFASSAAVYGDNPNLPLRETERPRPLSPYGVTKATAEEYLRVFNELYGVPTVALRYFNVFGPRQSANQYAGVISIFINRALKNEPLVIYGDGKQTRDFIYVKDVVKANILAAESRRSNGKVFNVATGRQTTILELAMKVIEITGANSSVLFDKPRPGDIRHSLADISEIKGLGFEPEWSLEEGLKKTVEWYSSQTES
- a CDS encoding adenylosuccinate synthetase, translated to MPSYIVVGGQWGDEGKGSVIAYLALKDEPEIIARGGVGTNAGHSVFINGKKYAVRQLPTAFIQRKARLLVGAGVLVDPEVFFHELEHLKDFNVAERVGIDYRCSIIEEEHKKLDRSNSHLHDKIGTTGSGCGPANADRVMRRARLARDIPELEPYLTDVAAEVNDALDEGKLVLVEGTQGFGLSLYYGTYPYVTSKDTTASAIASDVGIGPTRVDDVIVVFKSFPTRVGAGPFPTEMSQEEAEKLGLVEYGTVTGRRRRVGWFDFEFARYSAKLNGATMIALTMLDKYDKDAFGVTDYDRLPRKAREFVEEIEERVGVPVGLIKTGPELEHIIDRRDVV
- a CDS encoding alpha/beta hydrolase, yielding MDVYKVSFGEPRLGWVVLVHGLGEHSGRYERLIRELNDAGFAVYTFDWPGHGKSPGKRGHTSVEEAMEIIDGIIDEIGEKPFLFGHSLGGLTVIRYAETRPDRIRGVVASSPALAKSPETPDFMVALAKFLGRIAPSVTLSNGLKPELLSRNPEAVKRYVEDPLVHDRISAKLGRSIFENMELAHEEAGRIRVPTLLIVGTGDIITPPEGSRRLLEELAVEDKAIKEFEGAYHEIFEDPEWADELHEVIVRWFVEHSTKANEDDGDEDCGDGGI